The Carettochelys insculpta isolate YL-2023 chromosome 18, ASM3395843v1, whole genome shotgun sequence genome window below encodes:
- the GNB1L gene encoding guanine nucleotide-binding protein subunit beta-like protein 1 isoform X2: MALPPPDPQFVLRGINAEVNSLHFYCGGQEPDYPILFSGSSSGLIHIWNLKTRRVDTILDGHGGKSVYWVEASCGSDRLLSQGRNQKICLWDLAEGRNTVTDSVFIENVGFCKCSLLTVAEGRWIMAMPGKDLDEVQVLELPSKTSVCTLKPEADAKLGMPMCLKLWQHDFGSCPFLLVGYEDGSVILWNLSEGKIVSRLACHQEPVMSLDFDSEKTKGISGSSEKMLNVWSLDEQQNLKVWKKHKLVNAGIADVTIRQDKKILATAGWDHRIRIFGWKKLKPLAMLDYHTATVHCVSFSDHSRTGERLLAAGSKDHRISIWSIYNQT, encoded by the exons ATGGCTCTTCCACCTCCAGACCCACAGTTTGTTCTACGGGGTATTAACGCAGAAGTCAATTCTCTGCATTTTTATTGTGGAGGCCAGGAACCTGACTACCCCATTCTCTTCTCTGG ATCTTCCAGTGGGCTTATCCATATCTGGAACCTGAAGACACGCAGAGTGGACACAATTCTAGATGGTCATGGAGGAAAATCTGTGTACTGGGTGGAAGCAAGCTGTGGCAGTGACAGGCTCCTCAG TCAGGGTCGTAACCAAAAGATCTGCCTCTGGGATTTGGCAGAAGGAAGGAACACAGtgacagattctgttttcattgAGAATGTGGGCTTTTGCAAATGTTCACTTCTAACAGTGGCAGAGGGACGTTGGATAATGGCCATGCCAGGAAAAGACCTAGATGAG GTTCAGGTTTTGGAGCTGCCAAGCAAGACGTCAGTCTGTACCTTGAAGCCAGAGGCGGATGCCAAACTGGGCATGCCTATGTGCCTGAAGCTATGGCAG CATGACTTTGGTTCATGTCCTTTTCTTCTGGTTGGCTACGAGGACGGATCAGTGATTCTGTGGAATTTATCAGAGGGAAAAATTGTAAGCCGACTTGCTTGCCACCAGGAGCCAGTGATGAGCCTTGACTTTGACTCTGAGAAGACTAAAgggatctcaggctcatctgaGAAGATGCTTAATGTCTGGAGCCTTGATGAGCAGCAGAACTTAAAG GTTTGGAAAAAACACAAACTTGTCAATGCTGGGATTGCTGATGTTACCATCCGCCAAGACAAAAAgatcctggcaacagcagggtgGGATCATCGTATCAGGATCTTTGGCTGGAAGAAACTGAAGCCCTTGGCAATGCTTGACTACCATACTGCAACTGTCCACTGTGTGTCCTTCTCAGATCACAGTAGGACAGGTGAAAGACTGCTGGCAGCTGGCTCCAAAGACCACCGCATTAGTATCTGGTCAATCTATAATCAAACGTGA
- the GNB1L gene encoding guanine nucleotide-binding protein subunit beta-like protein 1 isoform X1, with protein sequence MLDIHQGGIPFSIYASMNVNTGTQIIVGMALPPPDPQFVLRGINAEVNSLHFYCGGQEPDYPILFSGSSSGLIHIWNLKTRRVDTILDGHGGKSVYWVEASCGSDRLLSQGRNQKICLWDLAEGRNTVTDSVFIENVGFCKCSLLTVAEGRWIMAMPGKDLDEVQVLELPSKTSVCTLKPEADAKLGMPMCLKLWQHDFGSCPFLLVGYEDGSVILWNLSEGKIVSRLACHQEPVMSLDFDSEKTKGISGSSEKMLNVWSLDEQQNLKVWKKHKLVNAGIADVTIRQDKKILATAGWDHRIRIFGWKKLKPLAMLDYHTATVHCVSFSDHSRTGERLLAAGSKDHRISIWSIYNQT encoded by the exons ATGCTCGACATTCATCAAGGCGGCATCCCCTTTTCAATCTACGCATCTATGAATGTGAACACAGGCACTCAA ATTATTGTTGGTATGGCTCTTCCACCTCCAGACCCACAGTTTGTTCTACGGGGTATTAACGCAGAAGTCAATTCTCTGCATTTTTATTGTGGAGGCCAGGAACCTGACTACCCCATTCTCTTCTCTGG ATCTTCCAGTGGGCTTATCCATATCTGGAACCTGAAGACACGCAGAGTGGACACAATTCTAGATGGTCATGGAGGAAAATCTGTGTACTGGGTGGAAGCAAGCTGTGGCAGTGACAGGCTCCTCAG TCAGGGTCGTAACCAAAAGATCTGCCTCTGGGATTTGGCAGAAGGAAGGAACACAGtgacagattctgttttcattgAGAATGTGGGCTTTTGCAAATGTTCACTTCTAACAGTGGCAGAGGGACGTTGGATAATGGCCATGCCAGGAAAAGACCTAGATGAG GTTCAGGTTTTGGAGCTGCCAAGCAAGACGTCAGTCTGTACCTTGAAGCCAGAGGCGGATGCCAAACTGGGCATGCCTATGTGCCTGAAGCTATGGCAG CATGACTTTGGTTCATGTCCTTTTCTTCTGGTTGGCTACGAGGACGGATCAGTGATTCTGTGGAATTTATCAGAGGGAAAAATTGTAAGCCGACTTGCTTGCCACCAGGAGCCAGTGATGAGCCTTGACTTTGACTCTGAGAAGACTAAAgggatctcaggctcatctgaGAAGATGCTTAATGTCTGGAGCCTTGATGAGCAGCAGAACTTAAAG GTTTGGAAAAAACACAAACTTGTCAATGCTGGGATTGCTGATGTTACCATCCGCCAAGACAAAAAgatcctggcaacagcagggtgGGATCATCGTATCAGGATCTTTGGCTGGAAGAAACTGAAGCCCTTGGCAATGCTTGACTACCATACTGCAACTGTCCACTGTGTGTCCTTCTCAGATCACAGTAGGACAGGTGAAAGACTGCTGGCAGCTGGCTCCAAAGACCACCGCATTAGTATCTGGTCAATCTATAATCAAACGTGA